CGAGCTCGATCTGCCCAACGGTATGCAAGGCTTGGTGGTCAAGGATGTCGATCCCGAAGGCGCCGCCGCCGACAAGGGATTGATGGCAGGGGATGTCATCACCGAAGCAGGCCAGCAGGCCGTTACCTCGCTGTCGGACCTGAACGCCCGAATCGAAGAGGCGCGGGAAGCGGGCCGGAAATCGGTTCTGGTCCTGATCCGTCGCGGGGGCGAGCCGCGTTTCGTCGCGCTGCCGATCGATGAGTCCTCCGAATAAGTCCCGTATCTGCCGATGAGACAGAAGGGGCGGGCCAGCCGGTCCGCCTCTTTTCATTGCGCTGGTGATGTCTTATTTCCGGCGCAGCAAAGGAAAGCGAGCAAATGGCCAAAATCACCTATATCGAGCATAACGGCACCCGCCATGAAGTGGACGTCACCCCCGGCATGACCGTGATGGAGGGCGCGCGCGACAACGGAATCCCGGGGATCGATGCCGATTGCGGCGGTGCCTGCGCCTGTTCGACCTGCCATGTCTATGTGGATGCGGAATGGATCGACCGGTTGCCTCCGCGCGATCCGATGGAAGAGGACATGCTGGATTTCGCCTATGAACCCGATCCCGAGCGCTCGCGCCTGACCTGCCAGTTGAAGGTGACAGACGAGCTCGACGGGCTGGTCGTGCAGATGCCCGAGCGTCAGATCTGACGCAAACCGATCTCGCCTCGCAGTCAGATATTGCCCCAGCAAGCGGCCGCTTCTTCTTCATGAAAATATCCTGCTGGGGGTCAGGGGGATGCGAAATCCCCCTGCCATCGCGGGACGCAAATTCACGGCCTCCGCCTGCAGGATGTCAGCCGGTCACCCGGGTCTCGCGGCGATGACGGAGCGTCAGCCATGCCAGCGCCAGCCCCGCAAGCGCCAGGAAGGGCAGCATCGCCAGGTTGACCGCGCTCCATCCGGCCTGCGGCGATCCTCCGAGACAGTTCATCAGCCCTCCCGAAGAGAGCGAGGCGATGAACACACCGGTGAAGACCACGAAATCATTCATGCCCTGCACCCGGCCACGCTCGGCGGGGCTATGGGATCGGGCAAGCATCGCCGTCGCGCCGATGAAGCCGAAATTCCAGCCCAGCCCCAGCAGGATCAATGCGCCGAAGAAATTCGTGAGTTCCACCCCCGCCAGCGCGACACCCCCGGCCAGGGCCAGCAGGATCAGGCCCAGCCCGACGATGCGGGTGGTGCCAAAGCGGTTGATCAACGGCCCGGTGATGAAGCTGGGCGCATACATGGCCAGCACATGCGCGCTGACGATATCGGCGGCGTTATTGGCGGCGAAACCGCAGCCGACCACGGCAAGCGGGGTCGAGGTCATCACCAGGTTCATCAATGCGTAGGATACCATTGCGCAGATCATCGCCACGACGATGGCCGGTTCGCGCAAAAGCTGCGGCAGCGGCCGCCCCTGGTCCTCGCCATCCTGCGCGACGGGGGGCTTGGGAATGTCCAGGAACATGAACAGGGCCAGTCCCAGCAGGTTGACCACGATCACGGCGATATAGCTGCCAAGGAAGGGGATCGCCCCCAGGTCGTTGGTCGTCCGCGCGATGGCCGGGCCGATCACGGCCGCCGCCAATCCCCCCGCCATCACCCAGCTGATCGCGCGGGCCTCGAATTCAGGGGGCGCGGTATCGGTTGCGGCGAAGCGAAAGAATCCCTGCGCCGACATGTAGATTCCCGTCATCAGCCCGCCCGCCATGAACAGCCAGAAACTGCCGAACCACAGCGCGGCGGCAGAAACCGCCGCTCCCAACGCGCCCGCCAGAACCGCCAGCATGAAACCGGCGCGCCGCCCGTGATGCTGCATGAAGCGGGCCAAAGGTCGCGCGGTCAGGGCAGAGCCCAGGATGATCATCGACAGGGGCAGGGTGGCAAGGCAGGCATTGGGCGCGATGGTCTGCCCGGCCAGGCCGCCGAGGATGAAATTGACCGGCATCTGCGCGCCAAGCAGGGCCTGCGCGGCAACCAGCACCACGACATTGCGCCGGGCGCGGGTCATGCTCGCCGCGGTGCTCAACTGCGTGGCAGGGCCGCGGCGGTCCGCGCCCGGTCCTTGATCGCTTGCCAGTTGCCTGCCGCCATGTCGGCATCATTCACGATCCAGCTGCCGCCGACGCAGATGACATTGGGCAGGCCCAGGTAATCGCCCGCATTATTGGGCGAGACGCCGCCCGTCGGGCAGAAACTGATCTTCGGCAGCGGACCGGCCAGCGATTTCAGGGCAGGGGCGCCGCCCGCCGCCTCGGCGGGAAAGAATTTCAGCATGTCGAACCCGGCATCCGCCGCCCGCATCACCTCGGAGGCGGTGACCGCGCCGGGCAGCAGCGGCAGTTCCAATTCGGCGCAGGCCATGATCAGCTTACCCGTGGCGCCCGGAGAGACGGCGAATTCCGCCCCGGCATCCTTGGCGCGTTTCGCGTCGTCCGGGGTCAGCACGGTGCCCGCGCCGACATGTCCGCCCTCGACCGCCGACATCGCCCGGATCGCGTCCAGCGCGGCATCCGAGCGCAGGGTTACCTCCAGCACCGGCAATCCGCCCGTCACCAGTGCTCGTGCCAGATCGGCGGCCTTGCCGGCATCCTTGATGACGATCACCGGCACGACCGGGGCCAACTGGCACAACGCGCGGGTTTTCTGCGATTGGAGTTCTGGGGTCATGGCCTCACCTCACTGGCGGAAATCGCCTGCAAACTGACCCCATTGTTCCGGCAATGCAAGCAACTTGCCGTAACTTGCGGGCGCGACGCTTTTCCGCTGGGGTCGATGGCCTGTCGATGAAGCGGCGATCACATCCTGCCCAGGTGCAGGGCCGTGAAGATGGCCGAATAATGCACCGCCGCCGCCGCAATGACGAAGCTGTGCCAGATCGCGTTCTGGAAACGCAGCTTTTCCCACAGGTGAAAGCTTATCCCGGCGGAATAGATCAGCCCGCCGATGACGACCAGCCACATGGACGCCCCCGGCAGATAGCCCGAGATCGGTCCGATCGCGATCAGCCCGCTCCACCCCATGGCGAGATAGAGCAGCACCGCCAGCCGGTCGCCCCGGCCGGGGAAAACGCATTTCAGCACGATCCCCAGCAATGCGACCGACCATATCCAGGCAAGCAGTGCGGTGATCTGCGGATCATCGATCCCTTGCTGAAGAAGCGGCGTGTAGGTTGCCGCGATCAGGATGAAGATGGCCGAATGATCGAAGCGCCGCATCACCCATTTGAAACGCGAATGCGGCAGCATGTTGTAAGCAAAAGAGATCCCGAGGGCGAGAACCAGCCCCAGGCTGTAGATCCAGACGGCGATCTGCTCGCCCCCGCCGCCCCATAATGTCGCATAGAAGATCAACGCGGTCGCACCGATCAGCGCGAAAGCCACGCCGATGCCGTGAACGATTCCGTCCACCAGCAACTCATAGAAGTCATAGGGTCTGCCAAACTGAAATTGTGAGGTCATTTGCGGCAGGGCCTGTCGTCACGGGAAAGCCTTGCTTATCATGATGCGCGATAACAGCGGATGACGCAACGTGGCCTGCGTGCTTTTCTTGGCTCATCCCCTTGCCAAAGCAGCCCGGAGCGGCTATTTCCCCCTCACTTCTCAGGTAGAGGAGGGCCCTTGCGGGAGACATCCGCAAACGGTCCACCGGTTGGGGCAACCGCCTCGAAACCTCTGCCAAGGCGCAAACCGGAAAGGAAATGGATATGGCGCTTCCCGAATTTTCGCTGCGTCAGCTTTTGGAAGCTGGCGTTCACTACGGTCACCAGACTCAGCGCTGGAATCCGCGCATGGGCGAGTTCATCTATGGTGATCGCAACGGCATTCACATCATCGACCTGACCCAGACCGTGCCGATGCTGGACGCGGCACTGCAGGTCATTCGTGACACCGCTGCCAAGGGCGGCCGCGTGCTGTTCGTGGGCACCAAGCGTCAGGCACAGAAATCGATCGCCGACGCAGCCGAGAAATCGGCGCAGTTCTACATGAACCACCGCTGGCTGGGCGGCACGCTGACCAACTGGAAAACCGTGTCGCAGTCGATCAACCGCCTGAAGGCGATTGACGAGACCATGGCGGGCGGTGCCGAGGGCATGACCAAGAAGGAACGCCTGGGCCTCGAGCGCGAGCAGGCCAAGCTGCAGGCATCCCTGGGCGGTATCCGCGACATGGGCGGTCTGCCGGACCTGCTTTTCGTCATTGACGTGAACAAGGAAGACCTCGCCATCGCCGAGGCGAAGAAGCTGGGGATTCCGGTCGTTGCCGTCGTCGATACGAACTGCTCGCCCGATGGTGTCGACTACATCATTCCCGGCAATGACGATGCGGCGCGCGCGATTGCGCTTTACTGCGATCTGGCCAGCCGTGCGGCTCTGGACGGGATGTCCGCACAGATGGGTGCCGCCGGTGTCGATCTTGGCGCGCTGGCTGAAGCTCCGGAAGAGGCTCTGGAGGGTGGCGAGGCCGAAGCTGCTGCCGAAGAGCAGGCCACGACCGACGCCTGATCCCGCCGGGACAGATTTATCGCAGGTTTACAAAACTGTCGTCAGGCGGGGATATGCCCCGCCTGAGGCGTTGAACAAAGGAGACGTATCATGGCGATCACAGCCGCGATGGTGAAGGAGCTGCGCGAGACGACCGGCGCAGGGATGATGGACGCCAAGAAGGCGCTGACCGAGAACGATGGTGACATGCAGGCCGCTTCCGACTGGCTGCGCACCAAGGGCCTGGCCAAGGCCGCGAAGAAATCGGGCCGTGTCGCCGCCGAGGGCCTGGTCGCGGTTGCCACGCGTGATGGCAAGGGTGTCGCGGTCGAGGTGAACTCGGAAACCGACTTCGTCGCGAAGAACGAAGAATTCCAGGACATGGTTCGCAAGATCGCCAATGCCGCGCTGGATGTGGACGATGTCGAGGCGCTGAAGAACGCCCAGATCGACGGCAAGCCCGTCTCCGAGATTCTGACCGACGCGATCGCCAAGATCGGCGAGAACATGTCGCTGCGCCGGATGACCGTTGTGACTGCTCCTAAAGTCGTGACCTATGTGCATAACTCGGTTGCCGATGGCATGGGCACGATCGGCGTGCTGGTCGGCCTGGAAGGCGGCGATGACGAGATCGGCCGCCAGATCGCCATGCATGTCGCCGCGACCTCGCCCGCCTCGCTTGGGCAGGAAGATCTCGACCCCGCGATGATCGAGCATGAAAAGCAGGTGCTGACCGATCAGGCTCGTGAATCCGGCAAGCCCGAGGCTGTCATCGAGAAGATGATCGTGGGCCGCATGAACAAGTTTTTCGAAGAGGTCACGCTGCTGGGCCAGAAATTCGTCATCAATCCCGACCTCACGGTCGAGGAGGCGGCGAAAGAGGCCGGGGCGCAAATCACCGGGTTTGCCCGTGTCGCCGTGGGCGAAGGCATCGACAAGAAGGAAGAGGATTTCGCAGCCGAGGTCGCCAAAACCTTGGGTGGCAACTGATCTTTCTATCTTTGTCCGAGTGAACGCGACGCCAACCGATCGGGTTGGCGTCGTTTTTTTGGCTTTTTTCTGATCGAGCGCTGGATTTGTGTACCGAAAATGTGCCAATCAGAATTAGCCTTCCGACTCCCTTAATGTGTTTTAACAGGTATGCCCTTCATCATCGCCATCGACGGACCTGCCGCATCAGGTAAGGGCACGATCGCCCGCGCCCTGGCGGATCATTATGGTTTTCATCATCTCGACACGGGATTGCTCTATCGCGCCACCGGGGCGAAAGGCGGCGATCCGATCGAGGCTGCCCGGAACCTCACCCCCGACGATCTGCAGCGCAGCGATCTGCGCAGCGCCGATGCGGGGCAGGCCGCAAGCCGAATTGCCGCCATACCCGAGGTGCGCGCCGCGCTGGTGGATTTCCAGCACCGCTTCGCCGCGCAAGATCCCGGAGCGATTCTCGACGGGCGCGATATCGGCACGGTGATCTGCCCCGATGCGCCGGTCAAACTTTACGTGGTCGCCTCGAACGAGGTTCGGGCACAGCGCCGGGCGGATGAATTGGGGGCGGACCCCGCCGAGATGCTGGCCCAGCTGCACGAGCGCGACCGCCGGGACCGCGAACGGGACACCGCGCCGTTGCGTCCCGCCGATGACGCGTTGATCATCGATACCAGCAATATCTCGATCGATGAGGCGATCGCCGCCGCCATCGCCATTGTCGAGCGGGCGCGCGCCTGACCCTCTTGCGCTGATGCCGCCAATAGGCGACGTTACCTCCCGCGCAAGGAGGAGCGAGCCGCCATGAATATCCAGCCCCGTGCCATCGCCGCCGCCTCGGACGGTGTCTTCATCGACAATCGCTGGCAGCCTTCGGCCAGCGGCGCCACGCTGGAAGTAATCGACCCTGCGAGTGGCGAGGTTTTCACCCGGATCGCCGCCGGGAATGCACAGGATATCGACGCCGCCGTATCCGCTGCCCGAACCGCCCGCGGAGGGGAATGGGGCGGGCTGAGCGCGACGGAGCGCGGGCGTATCCTTGGCCGTGCGGCTGCGCTGATCCTTGAGAATTTTGACGAATTATCCGCGCTGGAGGCCCGCGATACCGGCAAGCCGATGTCGCAGGCCCGTGCCGATATCACCGCGACGGCGCGTTACCTGGAATTCTATGGCGGCGCGGCGGACAAGGTGCATGGCGACATGATCCCCTTTCTGCCGGGGCATTTCGTGACCACCGAATACGTGCCCTTTGGCGTGACCGGCCATATCATCCCGTGGAACTACCCCGCGCAGATGTTCGGGCGCACCATCGCCGCCTCCCTCGCGATGGGCAATGCCTGCGTGCTGAAACCTGCCGAGGATGCCTGCCTGACGCCGCTGCGGCTGGCCGAATTGCTGCGCGATGCCGGGCTGCCGCCGGGGGCATTGAACGTGGTGCCGGGGCGCGGCGATCAGGCCGGGGCGGCGCTGTCCGCACATCGCGGCATCGATTTTCTCAGCTTCACCGGCAGTCCCGAGGTCGGCGCCGCTGTCCAGACATCGGCGGCGGCGCATCATATCGGCTGCACGCTGGAACTGGGCGGCAAGTCGCCGCAGATCGTCTTTGCCGATGCCGATCTGGACCGCGCCATGCCGATCATCATGAAGGCGATCACCCAGAATGCCGGGCAGACCTGTTCCGCCGGGGCGCGGCTGCTGGTCGAGGAAAGCATCGCCGATGTGGTGACCGAGCGCCTGCGCACCGAGTTCTCGGCCCTGACCGCGGGCGCGCCTGAGGATGACCGCGATCTCGGTCCGCTGATCAATCCGGTGCAACTGGCCCGCGTGCGGCGGTTCTGCGAGCAGGCGGATGCGGACGGCATCCCCCTGATTGCCGAGGGGAAACTGGACGCGAGCGTTTCGGGTAGCGGCAACTTCGTCGCTCCCCGCGCTTATGGTCCGGTTCCCCGCGATCACATGCTGGCCCGGCAAGAGGTGTTCGGCCCGGTCCTGTCGCTGATGACATTCCGGGACGAGGCCGATGCCGTGGCGCTGGCCAATGACACTGAATACGGGCTGGTCGCCGGGGTCTGGTCACGCGATGGCAGCCGGGCGATCCGCGTGGCGCGGCAGATCATGGTCGGGCAGGTTTTCGTCAACGCCTATGGCGCGGGCGGCGGGGTCGAACTGCCCTTCGGCGGCATGAAGAAATCCGGACATGGCCGCGAAAAGGGCTTCGACGCGCTGTATGAATTCGCCGCCACAAGGACCATGGTGATCCGGCACGATTGATTAGGGCAACAGGACCGGGGTTCCACCCCGGACCCCGGGATATTTGCATGAAGAAGAAGGGGCGAGCCGGGGCCGGAGGTCAGGATTCGGGAGCGGCGGTGGATCACCCCGCGATGATCTCGAACTTTTCGACATCGACCATGCCGCGATCGGTGATCTTCAGGGCCGGGATTACCGGCAGGGCGAGGAAGGCGAGCTGTAGGAAAGGCTCTTCCAGCGTGACGCCAAGGCCTCGGGCCGCCTCGCGCAGATCGACCAGCCGGTCGCGGACCACCTCGAAGGGATCGAGGCTCATCAGCCCGGCGATGGGCAGGGCAAGCTCGGCAAGGATGCGGCCCTTGTCGGCCACGACGAACCCGCCCTCGATCTCTGACAGCCGGTTCGCAGCCAGCGCCATGTCATCGTAATCCGCGCCTACCACGGCGATATTGTGGTGATCATGGCAGACGGTCGAGGCGATGGCACCGCGCGCGATGCCGAAGCCGCGCACGAATCCGGTGGCGATATTGCCGTTCTGTCCGTGGCGTTCGATCACCGCGATCCGCATCAGGTCGCGCGCCGGGTCGGGGCGCTTGTCACCGTCCTGCGGGGTGATCTCTTCGCGCAGGTGCTCGGTGATGATCTTGCCTTCCATGATCCCGATCACATCGGTCTCGGCCCTGTTGCCGCTGCAGCGGAAATCCTCGGCCCGAACCACCGGGGCCTTGACCGAGGCCCGCCCGACCGGCGGAACATGTCCGCGCGCCGCGAAAGCACCGTCATCGACCACCCGACCCCCGCAAAGCACCAGTTGCGCGTCGCATGCCTCGAGCGAACCCAAAGCCACGATATCGGCCCGCAAGCCCGGCGCGATCAGCCCGCGATCCTTCAGCCCGAAGGCCTCTGCCGCAGAAAGCGAGGCGGCACGATAGGCGGCCAGCGGCGGCGTGCCCAGTTCGATCAGCCGCCGGATCATGTAGTCGAGATGGCCGTGCTCGCCGATATCCAGCGGGTTGCGGTCATCGGTGCACAGGCAGATATAGGCACTGGCCGCCTCGGTCAGGATCGGTTGCAGCGCGTCCAGGTCCTTCGAGACCGAGCCCTCGCGGATCAGCACCCGCATGCCCTTGCGCAGCTTTTCCAGCGCCTCTTCGGCCGTGGTTGCCTCATGCTCGGTACGGATGCCGGCGGCGATATAGGCGTTCAGGTCCCGGCCCGAAAGTTGCGGGCAATGCCCGTCGATATGGCCGCCCTCGAACAGGCGCAGCTTGGCCATGGCCGAGGGTTCGCGATGGATCACGCCGGGATAGTTCATGAACTCGGCCAGCCCGATGCCGGATGGATGGTTCATGACCTCGCGCAGGTCATCGGCCTCGATCCGGGCGCCCGCCGTCTCCATATCGGTCGAGGGCACGCAGGAGGACAGTTGCACCCGCAGGTCCATCAACAGATGCCCGGCGGCCTGCTGGAAATAGCGGATGCCGTCCAGACCGATGACATTGGCGATCTCATGCGGGTCACAGATGGCAGTGGTGACGCCGCGAGGCGTCACACAGCGGTCGAATTCGAATGGCGTGACAAGGCTGCTTTCGACATGCAGATGGGTGTCGATGAAACCCGGCACCAGCGTCAGGCCGGTCACGTCGATCACCTCGCTCGCGTCGTAATCCGCGCCAATGCCCACGATGCGGTCGCCGCAGATCGCCACGTCGCCGGGGATCATCACGCCGGTCACAAGATCGAAGACCTGTCCCCCGCGCAGGACCAGATCGGCGGGCTGGTCTCCACGGGCCTGCGCGATACGCCGTTCCAGATCATCCATGCGGGTCTCCTTGATTGCCATTGCTTACAGAACCTCATCCCCGTGCAGCCGTCCAGATCCGCTTGCCTTCGACATGGGCGCATGATTGCCTGCGGCCAGCAGGGAGGGGATGTGCCATGACATTGACAGCAGAAAATTTCCACAGCCATTTTTCAACCGGCGGCAAGGCGGTGAATGGCTGGTGCGGGATACCCTCGACGGTCACGGCGGAAATCATCGCGCGGGCGGGGTTCGAGATGCTGACGATCGACATGCAGCATGGGCTGGTCGATTATCAGGTTATGCTGGCCATGCTGCAGGCGATGTCGGCCAGCGCGGCGCCGAAATTCGTCCGGATCCCGTGGAACGAGCCGGGCATCGCGATGAAATGCCTCGACGCGGGGGCAAGCGGCATCATCTGCCCGATGATCAACACGGCCGAGGACGCGCGCCGCCTAGTCGCCGTCACCCGCTATGCGCCGCTTGGCGCGCGCAGCTATGGGCCGGTGCGGGCAGGGGCGTTGTGGTCCGATTATGTCGGGCGATCCGGAGAACTGGTGCAGGTCTTCGCGATGATCGAGACCGCCGAGGCGCTGGCCAATCGCGACGCGATCATGGCGGTCGAAGGGCTGACGGGCATCTATATCGGCCCGGCGGATCTGGGCCTGTCGCTTGGTCATACCCCGACACTCAGCCCCGAAGCGCCCGAGGTGCATGAGGCGATTGACGCCATCCTCGCCT
This region of Paracoccus saliphilus genomic DNA includes:
- the trhA gene encoding PAQR family membrane homeostasis protein TrhA encodes the protein MTSQFQFGRPYDFYELLVDGIVHGIGVAFALIGATALIFYATLWGGGGEQIAVWIYSLGLVLALGISFAYNMLPHSRFKWVMRRFDHSAIFILIAATYTPLLQQGIDDPQITALLAWIWSVALLGIVLKCVFPGRGDRLAVLLYLAMGWSGLIAIGPISGYLPGASMWLVVIGGLIYSAGISFHLWEKLRFQNAIWHSFVIAAAAVHYSAIFTALHLGRM
- the eda gene encoding bifunctional 4-hydroxy-2-oxoglutarate aldolase/2-dehydro-3-deoxy-phosphogluconate aldolase, with translation MTPELQSQKTRALCQLAPVVPVIVIKDAGKAADLARALVTGGLPVLEVTLRSDAALDAIRAMSAVEGGHVGAGTVLTPDDAKRAKDAGAEFAVSPGATGKLIMACAELELPLLPGAVTASEVMRAADAGFDMLKFFPAEAAGGAPALKSLAGPLPKISFCPTGGVSPNNAGDYLGLPNVICVGGSWIVNDADMAAGNWQAIKDRARTAAALPRS
- a CDS encoding 2Fe-2S iron-sulfur cluster-binding protein, which encodes MAKITYIEHNGTRHEVDVTPGMTVMEGARDNGIPGIDADCGGACACSTCHVYVDAEWIDRLPPRDPMEEDMLDFAYEPDPERSRLTCQLKVTDELDGLVVQMPERQI
- a CDS encoding MFS transporter, which codes for MTRARRNVVVLVAAQALLGAQMPVNFILGGLAGQTIAPNACLATLPLSMIILGSALTARPLARFMQHHGRRAGFMLAVLAGALGAAVSAAALWFGSFWLFMAGGLMTGIYMSAQGFFRFAATDTAPPEFEARAISWVMAGGLAAAVIGPAIARTTNDLGAIPFLGSYIAVIVVNLLGLALFMFLDIPKPPVAQDGEDQGRPLPQLLREPAIVVAMICAMVSYALMNLVMTSTPLAVVGCGFAANNAADIVSAHVLAMYAPSFITGPLINRFGTTRIVGLGLILLALAGGVALAGVELTNFFGALILLGLGWNFGFIGATAMLARSHSPAERGRVQGMNDFVVFTGVFIASLSSGGLMNCLGGSPQAGWSAVNLAMLPFLALAGLALAWLTLRHRRETRVTG
- the ade gene encoding adenine deaminase, which translates into the protein MDDLERRIAQARGDQPADLVLRGGQVFDLVTGVMIPGDVAICGDRIVGIGADYDASEVIDVTGLTLVPGFIDTHLHVESSLVTPFEFDRCVTPRGVTTAICDPHEIANVIGLDGIRYFQQAAGHLLMDLRVQLSSCVPSTDMETAGARIEADDLREVMNHPSGIGLAEFMNYPGVIHREPSAMAKLRLFEGGHIDGHCPQLSGRDLNAYIAAGIRTEHEATTAEEALEKLRKGMRVLIREGSVSKDLDALQPILTEAASAYICLCTDDRNPLDIGEHGHLDYMIRRLIELGTPPLAAYRAASLSAAEAFGLKDRGLIAPGLRADIVALGSLEACDAQLVLCGGRVVDDGAFAARGHVPPVGRASVKAPVVRAEDFRCSGNRAETDVIGIMEGKIITEHLREEITPQDGDKRPDPARDLMRIAVIERHGQNGNIATGFVRGFGIARGAIASTVCHDHHNIAVVGADYDDMALAANRLSEIEGGFVVADKGRILAELALPIAGLMSLDPFEVVRDRLVDLREAARGLGVTLEEPFLQLAFLALPVIPALKITDRGMVDVEKFEIIAG
- the tsf gene encoding translation elongation factor Ts, with product MAITAAMVKELRETTGAGMMDAKKALTENDGDMQAASDWLRTKGLAKAAKKSGRVAAEGLVAVATRDGKGVAVEVNSETDFVAKNEEFQDMVRKIANAALDVDDVEALKNAQIDGKPVSEILTDAIAKIGENMSLRRMTVVTAPKVVTYVHNSVADGMGTIGVLVGLEGGDDEIGRQIAMHVAATSPASLGQEDLDPAMIEHEKQVLTDQARESGKPEAVIEKMIVGRMNKFFEEVTLLGQKFVINPDLTVEEAAKEAGAQITGFARVAVGEGIDKKEEDFAAEVAKTLGGN
- the rpsB gene encoding 30S ribosomal protein S2, with amino-acid sequence MALPEFSLRQLLEAGVHYGHQTQRWNPRMGEFIYGDRNGIHIIDLTQTVPMLDAALQVIRDTAAKGGRVLFVGTKRQAQKSIADAAEKSAQFYMNHRWLGGTLTNWKTVSQSINRLKAIDETMAGGAEGMTKKERLGLEREQAKLQASLGGIRDMGGLPDLLFVIDVNKEDLAIAEAKKLGIPVVAVVDTNCSPDGVDYIIPGNDDAARAIALYCDLASRAALDGMSAQMGAAGVDLGALAEAPEEALEGGEAEAAAEEQATTDA
- a CDS encoding aldehyde dehydrogenase family protein; the protein is MNIQPRAIAAASDGVFIDNRWQPSASGATLEVIDPASGEVFTRIAAGNAQDIDAAVSAARTARGGEWGGLSATERGRILGRAAALILENFDELSALEARDTGKPMSQARADITATARYLEFYGGAADKVHGDMIPFLPGHFVTTEYVPFGVTGHIIPWNYPAQMFGRTIAASLAMGNACVLKPAEDACLTPLRLAELLRDAGLPPGALNVVPGRGDQAGAALSAHRGIDFLSFTGSPEVGAAVQTSAAAHHIGCTLELGGKSPQIVFADADLDRAMPIIMKAITQNAGQTCSAGARLLVEESIADVVTERLRTEFSALTAGAPEDDRDLGPLINPVQLARVRRFCEQADADGIPLIAEGKLDASVSGSGNFVAPRAYGPVPRDHMLARQEVFGPVLSLMTFRDEADAVALANDTEYGLVAGVWSRDGSRAIRVARQIMVGQVFVNAYGAGGGVELPFGGMKKSGHGREKGFDALYEFAATRTMVIRHD
- a CDS encoding (d)CMP kinase is translated as MPFIIAIDGPAASGKGTIARALADHYGFHHLDTGLLYRATGAKGGDPIEAARNLTPDDLQRSDLRSADAGQAASRIAAIPEVRAALVDFQHRFAAQDPGAILDGRDIGTVICPDAPVKLYVVASNEVRAQRRADELGADPAEMLAQLHERDRRDRERDTAPLRPADDALIIDTSNISIDEAIAAAIAIVERARA
- a CDS encoding HpcH/HpaI aldolase family protein, with protein sequence MTLTAENFHSHFSTGGKAVNGWCGIPSTVTAEIIARAGFEMLTIDMQHGLVDYQVMLAMLQAMSASAAPKFVRIPWNEPGIAMKCLDAGASGIICPMINTAEDARRLVAVTRYAPLGARSYGPVRAGALWSDYVGRSGELVQVFAMIETAEALANRDAIMAVEGLTGIYIGPADLGLSLGHTPTLSPEAPEVHEAIDAILASARKAGLLAGIHCGSGEMIRQMHQRGFDFASLSTDTGIFTQAIGAALADARG